The proteins below are encoded in one region of Manis javanica isolate MJ-LG chromosome 8, MJ_LKY, whole genome shotgun sequence:
- the RAB11A gene encoding ras-related protein Rab-11A, with product MGTRDDEYDYLFKVVLIGDSGVGKSNLLSRFTRNEFNLESKSTIGVEFATRSIQVDGKTIKAQIWDTAGQERYRAITSAYYRGAVGALLVYDIAKHLTYENVERWLKELRDHADSNIVIMLVGNKSDLRHLRAVPTDEAKAFAEKNGLSFIETSALDSTNVEAAFQTILTEIYRIVSQKQMSDRRENDMSPSNNVVPIHVPPTTENKPKVQCCQNI from the exons ATGGGCACCCGCGACGACGAGTACGACTACCTCTTCAAAG TTGTCCTTATCGGAGATTCTGGGGTTGGAAAGAGTAATCTCCTGTCTCGATTTACGCGAAATGAGTTCAATCTTGAAAGCAAGAGCACCATTGGAGTAGAGTTTGCAACAAGAAGCATCCAGGTTGATGGGAAAACAATAAAGGCACAGATATGGGACACAGCAGGGCAAGAGCGATACCGAGCTATAACATCAGC ATATTATCGTGGAGCTGTTGGTGCCTTATTGGTTTATGATATTGCTAAACACCTCACATATGAAAATGTAGAACGATGGCTGAAAGAACTGAGAGATCATGCTGATAGTAACATTGTTATCATGCTTGTGGGCAATAAGAGTGATTTGCGTCACCTCAGGGCAGTTCCTACAGATGAAGCAAAAGCTTTTGCAG AAAAGAATGGTTTGTCATTCATTGAGACATCTGCTCTAGACTCTACAAATGTAGAAGCAGCTTTTCAGACAATTCTGACAG AGATATACCGTATTGTTTCCCAGAAGCAAATGTCAGACAGACGTGAAAATGACATGTCTCCGAGCAACAATGTGGTTCCTATTCATGTTCCACCAACCACTGAAAACAAGCCAAAGGTGCAGTGCTGTCAGAACATATAA